The Calditerrivibrio nitroreducens DSM 19672 genome window below encodes:
- a CDS encoding putative DNA modification/repair radical SAM protein codes for MDIIQKIEILSDAAKYDVSCSSSGSKRETPPGGIGNGAMSGICHTWSADGRCVSLLKILMTNICIYDCAYCYNRRSNDIKRAIFTPQEIAELTVEFYKRNYIEGLFLSSGVVKSPDYTMELMLRTAELLRKTYNYGGYLHMKIIPGASEILIKKVAALADRVSANIELPTEGSLKTLAPEKDRKKIDHSFMVVDDFNKLFSRRNSTSTQLIVGATDESDKTIITQSEEYYNKKLLSRVYYSAYIPVNTNLPVKVSEPPLLREHRLYQADFLLRFYKFKSYELFNKRENLDEILDPKLRWAIDNIDIFPIDLNKADYHKLIRIPGIGPKSAKKILEARKYGYIDWVHLKKLGIPLKKAQYFIILNGKVGKKTPQELVEREIMKFYQEHSPIYKLLGAD; via the coding sequence ATGGATATAATTCAAAAGATAGAGATTCTTTCGGATGCAGCCAAGTATGACGTATCCTGCTCCAGTAGTGGTAGTAAGAGGGAGACCCCCCCGGGGGGCATAGGTAATGGTGCTATGTCCGGTATCTGCCATACATGGTCAGCAGATGGTAGGTGTGTATCGTTGTTGAAGATATTGATGACAAACATATGTATTTATGATTGTGCATACTGCTACAATAGAAGGTCAAATGATATCAAAAGGGCTATATTTACTCCTCAAGAGATAGCTGAACTTACAGTGGAATTTTATAAAAGAAATTATATAGAGGGTCTATTTCTGAGCTCCGGGGTGGTGAAATCACCTGATTATACTATGGAGCTTATGCTCAGAACCGCAGAATTACTTAGAAAGACTTACAATTACGGCGGGTATCTTCATATGAAGATAATTCCGGGGGCATCTGAAATTTTGATAAAAAAGGTCGCAGCACTCGCGGATAGGGTAAGTGCCAATATTGAGTTGCCCACCGAGGGGAGTCTTAAAACACTTGCACCTGAAAAGGATAGAAAGAAGATAGATCATTCTTTTATGGTGGTGGATGATTTTAATAAACTTTTTTCAAGGAGAAATTCCACATCTACACAGTTGATTGTAGGCGCTACAGATGAAAGTGATAAGACGATAATAACGCAGTCGGAAGAATATTATAACAAAAAGCTTCTATCAAGGGTCTATTATTCTGCTTACATCCCTGTGAATACTAATTTGCCGGTGAAGGTTTCTGAACCACCTTTGCTGAGGGAGCATCGGCTGTATCAGGCGGACTTTCTTCTGAGGTTTTATAAGTTTAAATCTTATGAATTGTTTAACAAAAGAGAAAACCTAGATGAGATTCTGGATCCCAAGCTTAGATGGGCTATTGATAACATCGATATCTTTCCTATTGATCTTAATAAAGCAGATTATCATAAACTTATAAGAATTCCTGGGATAGGCCCCAAATCAGCAAAAAAGATTCTGGAAGCGCGTAAATATGGGTATATCGATTGGGTTCATTTGAAAAAACTTGGAATTCCTCTGAAAAAAGCCCAGTATTTTATTATTTTAAATGGCAAAGTTGGCAAAAAGACCCCACAGGAGTTGGTGGAAAGAGAGATTATGAAGTTTTATCAGGAGCATTCTCCGATATATAAATTACTTGGGGCTGATTGA
- a CDS encoding TIGR03915 family putative DNA repair protein: protein MYQLVYDGSFEGFLTTYHHYSNGVDLEEVVNKRVNPTYQPSIFSIDVTTDLDKAEEIVSIIRKKSDKLLQKVYLAYLCDRANIEMTVFRYIDMDRGWDDLRNDVVIEIEKNIHNLFSERHKMLGFLRFSEMKDGVMLGFISPKNNILPLLGGHFKKRFGHNRWVIVDKVRRFVTYYDGKKLSHGELGWLGDLEYSKREQEIRDSWKKFFDSIAIKERISYERQRGKVPLWVRDGMIEFH, encoded by the coding sequence ATGTATCAGCTTGTGTATGATGGAAGTTTTGAAGGTTTTTTGACAACCTACCATCATTACTCAAATGGTGTTGACTTGGAGGAGGTGGTCAATAAACGTGTAAACCCCACCTACCAACCTTCTATATTTTCCATCGATGTTACGACAGATCTGGATAAGGCTGAGGAAATTGTATCTATAATTAGAAAAAAATCGGATAAACTTCTTCAAAAGGTGTATCTTGCATATCTCTGCGATAGGGCAAATATAGAGATGACAGTTTTTAGGTATATCGATATGGATCGGGGTTGGGATGATTTGAGAAACGATGTTGTGATAGAGATAGAAAAAAATATTCACAATCTTTTTTCTGAAAGGCACAAAATGCTCGGTTTTTTAAGATTTTCTGAAATGAAGGATGGTGTGATGTTGGGCTTTATATCCCCCAAAAATAATATTCTACCGCTACTTGGTGGTCATTTTAAGAAGAGATTCGGGCACAACCGATGGGTTATTGTGGATAAAGTAAGAAGATTTGTTACTTATTATGACGGAAAAAAGTTGTCTCACGGGGAATTGGGATGGTTAGGAGATCTGGAATACTCTAAAAGGGAGCAAGAGATAAGGGATAGTTGGAAAAAGTTTTTTGATTCTATTGCAATAAAAGAGAGAATAAGCTATGAAAGACAGAGGGGGAAGGTCCCCCTATGGGTAAGGGATGGGATGATAGAATTTCATTAG
- a CDS encoding ABC transporter permease, with product MIKFILIFQESLKSVLSYRLRSFLSILSIALGIIGVTLVVGAVNGAYQKAGQILSMFGPDSVLVFGGTQKNQATGFRTKTLTFEDLYAVRDAFPTAYILVPMSARGDIRVSYKGNYVKTFVVGSTEGYSKSWTWDIYEGSDFSKEDVDKAVRKCLLGSYVKDQLFFDEDPIGKYIYINNFACQVSGVLEERGISNFGVNINDRVIIPITVLSKFITSDYKYITAMRIRFEDVENLNNRIEELRQFLRYRHNLGDGKDDDFTIVGPGDILKFFVAIGGALIAFLTIITLITVSVGGFVMANLFLISVTERTKEIGIRRALGATKRDIFLQFIFEFFIITLLGAIVGFFLGSAMAKIISSFKVFEVVVSLNIFFISIIISGALALIFGVAPAKKASEINPITAIRS from the coding sequence ATGATAAAATTTATATTGATATTTCAGGAATCATTAAAATCTGTTTTGTCTTATAGGCTTAGAAGTTTTTTATCAATTCTGAGTATTGCTCTTGGGATAATAGGTGTTACTCTGGTGGTTGGTGCTGTGAATGGGGCTTACCAGAAGGCGGGTCAGATTCTTTCGATGTTTGGGCCGGATTCTGTGCTGGTTTTTGGTGGTACCCAGAAGAACCAGGCTACTGGTTTTAGAACTAAAACGCTTACTTTTGAGGATCTTTATGCCGTAAGGGATGCATTTCCTACTGCTTACATTCTTGTACCTATGAGCGCCAGAGGGGATATCAGGGTAAGTTATAAAGGTAACTATGTTAAAACATTTGTCGTTGGTTCCACTGAGGGGTATAGTAAATCCTGGACATGGGATATCTACGAAGGTTCAGATTTTTCAAAAGAGGATGTGGATAAAGCCGTAAGGAAATGTTTGCTGGGTAGCTATGTAAAAGACCAACTTTTTTTTGATGAGGATCCCATAGGAAAATATATTTACATAAATAATTTTGCCTGTCAGGTGAGTGGTGTTCTGGAAGAAAGGGGTATATCTAATTTTGGTGTAAACATAAATGACAGAGTTATAATCCCAATAACTGTTTTGAGCAAGTTTATAACAAGTGATTATAAGTATATTACAGCTATGAGAATCAGGTTTGAAGATGTGGAAAACCTCAATAACAGGATAGAAGAGCTTAGACAATTTCTCAGATACAGGCACAATCTTGGGGATGGAAAGGATGATGACTTTACAATAGTGGGGCCAGGGGATATTCTGAAGTTTTTTGTTGCTATTGGAGGTGCTTTGATTGCTTTTTTAACCATTATTACCCTGATCACTGTCTCTGTTGGGGGATTTGTGATGGCTAATCTTTTTCTTATTTCTGTTACCGAAAGAACTAAAGAGATAGGTATCAGGAGAGCTCTTGGAGCTACTAAAAGGGACATCTTCTTGCAGTTTATATTTGAATTTTTCATCATTACTTTATTGGGGGCTATAGTTGGGTTTTTTCTTGGATCCGCCATGGCGAAGATTATATCGAGTTTTAAAGTTTTTGAAGTGGTGGTTTCTTTAAATATATTTTTTATATCGATAATTATTTCCGGTGCTTTAGCTTTGATATTTGGGGTGGCCCCTGCAAAAAAGGCATCGGAGATTAACCCCATAACTGCCATCAGGAGTTGA
- a CDS encoding ABC transporter permease gives MKKFIIYLRIVHGVFSAFKVRTALAIFGVLLGALSLVLVNNISQSLKTKVEIEVSKFGENTITVASGRLSRHGKGGLFEKAKTMKLKDVEMIKTNVHGVKMVSPFIKRGGVLRYGFNNISSNILGIYDNYFSLKKLSISDGSIFGIENVNNNDRVCVLGSEVKEKLFGKDDAVGKTVLIYRAPFVVVGVLEQKGSDLNGTNLDDMVYIPLTTFMRRATNVDYIDGMEVVIDSWDNFEKIKNNITKILRDNHKLYGDAKDDFTIINPVDALKIQNETVGIVTFLGIITAGISYLIGGLGIFSIMILSVSLRKTEVGIRRAVGARKRDIFRQFLLESGIVGLVGSSIGIVLGIVISLIVFRVADLPVVVSIVGLLISSIMSFLVGMLSGVYPAYTASKTDPINALRTL, from the coding sequence TTGAAAAAGTTTATAATTTATCTTAGAATTGTTCATGGTGTGTTTAGTGCTTTTAAAGTAAGAACTGCCCTTGCTATATTTGGAGTTTTACTTGGTGCATTATCCCTTGTGCTCGTTAACAATATATCTCAGTCTTTAAAGACAAAGGTGGAAATTGAGGTGAGTAAGTTTGGGGAAAATACTATTACTGTAGCCTCCGGAAGGCTATCCAGACATGGTAAGGGAGGATTGTTTGAAAAGGCTAAAACGATGAAATTAAAAGATGTTGAAATGATTAAAACTAACGTGCATGGTGTAAAGATGGTTTCTCCATTCATTAAAAGGGGTGGTGTTTTGAGGTATGGATTCAATAATATATCTTCAAATATATTGGGTATCTATGATAACTACTTTTCATTAAAAAAATTGTCCATTTCTGACGGATCTATTTTTGGCATTGAGAATGTAAACAACAATGATCGTGTATGTGTGTTGGGTAGCGAAGTGAAAGAGAAACTGTTTGGTAAGGATGATGCTGTGGGGAAAACAGTTTTGATTTATAGGGCACCTTTTGTCGTGGTGGGGGTTCTGGAGCAGAAAGGGTCAGATCTGAACGGTACAAATCTTGACGACATGGTTTACATCCCTTTGACGACATTTATGAGAAGGGCAACAAATGTGGATTACATCGATGGGATGGAGGTCGTAATCGATAGTTGGGATAATTTTGAAAAGATAAAAAATAATATTACCAAGATTTTGAGGGATAATCATAAGCTGTATGGTGATGCGAAGGATGATTTTACTATAATAAACCCTGTGGACGCATTAAAGATACAGAATGAAACTGTAGGGATTGTCACCTTTCTTGGTATTATTACAGCTGGTATTTCTTATCTTATAGGTGGACTTGGGATCTTTTCTATCATGATTCTATCTGTAAGCCTAAGAAAAACTGAAGTGGGGATCAGAAGGGCTGTGGGGGCTCGTAAAAGGGATATTTTCCGCCAATTTTTGCTTGAGTCAGGGATTGTAGGTCTTGTGGGGAGCAGTATAGGTATTGTATTGGGGATAGTGATAAGTTTGATAGTTTTCCGGGTGGCGGATTTACCGGTGGTGGTGTCGATTGTCGGGCTTCTTATATCTAGCATTATGTCTTTTTTGGTGGGGATGCTATCCGGTGTTTATCCCGCTTACACAGCCTCAAAAACAGATCCGATAAATGCCCTGAGAACCCTTTAG
- a CDS encoding nucleotide sugar dehydrogenase — protein sequence MYKIDSFLKGSPDFIAIIGLGYVGLPLAEVFDRRYNVIGFDINKNRIDELKKGYDRTKEVDSETLKKCTIDFTSNPDAISKARVIIVTVPTPVDEYNIPDLRPVKSATSTVGAYMPKGAIVVYESTVYPGLTEEECIPILEKESGYKWKKDFFVGYSPERVNPGDKLHTVDKITKVVAGDTKETLDFLSELYGGVITAGVHKASSIKVAEAAKVIENTQRDINIALMNELALIFDRIGISTKDVLDAAATKWNFLRFEPGLVGGHCIGVDPYYLTFKAQALGHHPEVILSGRRINDNMGKFIAEKTVKKLIKAGKTVKDSKILILGLTFKENISDIRNTKVIDIINELNEYGTKTFVYDPKAYPEEVKDEYDIELINDFKMFKPYDAVIIAVKHKEFIDFGYENIKSLMDYPVIIDVKGIFSDIPKGDIIYWCL from the coding sequence ATGTATAAAATCGACTCTTTTTTGAAAGGATCCCCTGATTTTATCGCCATTATTGGGCTTGGGTATGTAGGTTTGCCCCTGGCGGAAGTTTTTGATAGAAGGTATAATGTAATAGGTTTTGATATCAACAAAAACAGAATAGATGAATTAAAAAAGGGGTACGATAGGACTAAGGAGGTGGACTCCGAAACACTCAAAAAGTGTACAATAGATTTCACCTCAAACCCAGATGCGATCTCAAAAGCAAGGGTAATAATCGTGACAGTCCCCACACCTGTGGATGAATACAACATTCCGGATCTCAGACCGGTGAAATCCGCCACATCTACAGTTGGCGCTTATATGCCAAAAGGTGCCATCGTCGTATATGAATCCACCGTATACCCTGGTCTTACGGAAGAGGAATGTATCCCGATTTTAGAAAAGGAAAGTGGTTACAAATGGAAAAAAGACTTTTTTGTCGGATATTCCCCCGAAAGGGTCAATCCAGGGGATAAACTACATACAGTGGATAAAATAACAAAAGTGGTGGCGGGTGATACTAAAGAAACCTTGGATTTCTTATCTGAACTTTATGGCGGGGTTATAACGGCTGGTGTACATAAAGCATCTTCCATAAAGGTTGCTGAAGCTGCCAAAGTCATTGAAAATACCCAGAGGGATATAAATATCGCATTGATGAACGAGCTGGCACTAATCTTCGATAGAATCGGTATCTCCACCAAAGATGTTTTGGATGCGGCTGCCACAAAATGGAACTTTTTGCGCTTCGAACCTGGTCTGGTGGGGGGACACTGCATAGGAGTGGATCCATATTATCTTACCTTCAAAGCGCAGGCTCTGGGGCATCATCCGGAAGTTATTCTTTCCGGTCGCAGAATAAACGATAACATGGGGAAGTTTATCGCTGAAAAGACGGTAAAAAAACTCATAAAAGCAGGCAAAACTGTAAAAGATTCAAAAATATTGATACTGGGGCTCACATTTAAAGAGAATATCAGCGATATCAGAAATACAAAGGTAATAGATATAATAAACGAGCTAAACGAATATGGTACAAAAACATTCGTTTATGATCCAAAAGCTTATCCCGAAGAAGTGAAAGATGAATACGATATAGAGCTTATAAATGATTTTAAGATGTTTAAGCCTTATGATGCAGTAATCATTGCGGTGAAGCATAAGGAGTTTATAGATTTTGGGTATGAAAATATCAAATCGCTAATGGATTATCCTGTAATAATAGATGTGAAGGGGATATTCTCAGACATACCCAAAGGGGATATAATTTACTGGTGTTTATAA
- a CDS encoding PHP domain-containing protein: MVDLHCHSRYSDGSLTIEEILKLAEKSDIDVLAITDHDTVDGIEHFVNTDSNVQKVAGVEISVDWDKGTFHLVGLFIDHKNTKLRETLDKLKHFRRERNINLIKNLSELLGREVKLEEISDENYGELGRPHIAKFMVKEGVVKSIDEAFEKYLAKGKPLYVPKSRLSLEESISLINSAGGVSVIAHPITIITEDLDSFFTKMKDIGVDAVEAYCSLHSENDAKKYLSIAERYGFLVSMGSDFHGDNKKEVFLGKHGCNKEDAYRYYNKLKEYHESKFL, translated from the coding sequence ATGGTGGATTTGCATTGTCATTCCAGATATTCGGATGGATCTCTTACAATCGAGGAGATTTTAAAATTAGCTGAAAAAAGTGATATAGATGTTCTGGCCATTACCGATCATGATACTGTGGATGGTATAGAGCATTTTGTAAACACCGATTCAAACGTCCAAAAAGTAGCAGGGGTGGAGATAAGCGTTGACTGGGACAAAGGGACATTTCATCTTGTGGGGCTGTTTATCGATCATAAAAATACAAAATTAAGGGAGACATTGGACAAACTGAAACATTTCAGAAGGGAAAGGAATATCAATCTCATTAAAAATCTCTCAGAACTTTTAGGCAGAGAGGTCAAATTAGAAGAGATATCAGATGAAAATTATGGGGAGCTCGGTAGACCCCACATTGCAAAATTTATGGTAAAAGAAGGTGTTGTAAAATCGATTGATGAAGCTTTTGAAAAGTATCTGGCCAAAGGGAAACCTCTTTATGTTCCCAAAAGTAGACTTTCCCTTGAAGAATCGATATCTCTCATCAATTCTGCCGGAGGAGTATCCGTAATAGCCCATCCAATAACAATCATCACCGAAGATCTGGATAGTTTTTTTACTAAAATGAAGGATATAGGGGTGGACGCAGTGGAAGCATACTGCTCGCTACACTCAGAAAATGATGCAAAAAAATACCTCTCAATTGCCGAAAGATATGGTTTTTTAGTCAGTATGGGCAGCGACTTTCATGGTGACAACAAAAAGGAGGTTTTTTTGGGTAAGCATGGTTGCAATAAAGAAGATGCATATAGATACTATAACAAATTGAAGGAATATCATGAGTCTAAATTTTTATAA
- a CDS encoding phage holin family protein, which produces MGNLQFTLYKIFVNAIGLGVSAFIFRHVRVDSFAALLVAGLVLSIMNVFVKPLLVLITLPLHVFTLGLFYFVINAIIILLVSSLVEGFWVDGLWTAIGVSLVVSIINLFFDIFYGKPKVKIRIDRY; this is translated from the coding sequence ATGGGCAATTTACAATTTACACTATATAAAATTTTTGTCAATGCAATTGGGCTTGGTGTTTCTGCATTTATTTTCAGACATGTAAGAGTAGATTCCTTTGCAGCTTTGCTTGTGGCTGGGCTTGTTTTGTCGATAATGAACGTTTTTGTAAAGCCACTTCTGGTTCTTATTACGTTACCGCTTCATGTTTTTACGCTTGGCCTTTTTTACTTTGTCATAAATGCAATAATTATTCTGCTCGTATCATCTCTGGTGGAGGGTTTTTGGGTGGATGGGCTATGGACGGCCATAGGTGTCAGTCTGGTGGTGAGTATTATAAACCTTTTTTTTGATATCTTTTACGGAAAGCCAAAAGTCAAAATAAGGATAGATAGGTATTGA
- a CDS encoding DUF1820 family protein codes for MKYYKIQFYDAKKEIFTLKAKSVSPTSFLGLIEISDILHKEESSLLITPEDDKSRLEFKNVVKTYIPIGHIIRIDEINEEEEKPLLRIVKDRDE; via the coding sequence ATGAAATACTACAAGATTCAGTTTTATGATGCTAAAAAAGAGATTTTTACTCTTAAAGCAAAATCTGTTTCCCCCACGTCATTTTTGGGGCTTATTGAAATCAGCGACATTTTACACAAAGAGGAATCAAGTCTACTCATAACACCTGAAGATGATAAAAGTAGGCTTGAGTTTAAAAATGTTGTTAAGACTTACATCCCTATCGGACATATAATAAGAATAGATGAGATAAACGAAGAAGAGGAAAAGCCTCTTTTGAGAATTGTAAAAGATAGAGATGAATAA
- a CDS encoding LptF/LptG family permease, protein MNKLSKYILEEIYPIFIISNIFFIFILLFDKVVDLTDLVFSKNVPTIIIIETFIFYLPSFMMVTIPTSALLAVMTAHNRLSSDAELVVMKSLGLSPMSLLKPTIYFGILATLLAFLTSFYLLPYGNKYAIYNLKRTVEYVSLKDIKENEFYKEIPSIAIYVKKKVDDNKFLQITLIDEKGGSLITAAEADAYQKFGAVVFDLKNGAIIQGKNDRYGKIEFKKFYFVVNVDSNLNREIKSERFMFMDELISRFNDGYIYKFEFSKRVALPFSTLIMALLGLNMGVFFHRANRSINWIIALGIIFSYNVIMFMSENLAGKINPYFAPWIANTIFAFLSLIRIGRVLK, encoded by the coding sequence ATGAATAAGCTTTCAAAATATATATTAGAAGAAATCTATCCAATTTTTATCATTTCAAACATCTTCTTTATCTTTATCTTACTTTTTGATAAAGTTGTGGATCTTACCGATCTGGTTTTTTCAAAAAATGTTCCGACAATTATAATTATCGAAACATTTATATTTTACCTTCCTTCCTTCATGATGGTTACGATACCCACATCTGCACTTCTTGCAGTGATGACAGCCCACAATAGGTTATCTTCCGATGCGGAACTTGTCGTAATGAAATCGTTGGGGCTTTCCCCAATGAGCCTTTTGAAGCCAACGATCTATTTTGGAATATTAGCTACATTACTTGCCTTTTTGACATCATTCTATCTGTTACCTTACGGGAATAAATATGCCATATATAATTTGAAACGAACTGTGGAGTACGTCTCCCTCAAAGATATCAAAGAGAATGAATTTTACAAAGAGATCCCTTCCATTGCGATTTATGTTAAAAAAAAGGTGGATGATAATAAATTTTTACAGATTACATTGATAGATGAAAAAGGTGGAAGCCTCATAACAGCAGCAGAGGCTGATGCGTATCAGAAGTTTGGGGCGGTGGTATTTGATCTGAAGAATGGAGCTATAATTCAGGGGAAAAATGATCGGTATGGTAAGATAGAGTTCAAAAAGTTTTATTTTGTTGTGAATGTGGATTCTAATCTGAATAGGGAGATTAAGTCAGAACGATTTATGTTTATGGATGAGCTGATATCGAGATTTAATGATGGGTATATTTATAAATTTGAATTTTCAAAAAGGGTGGCACTCCCATTTTCTACCTTAATTATGGCGCTACTTGGGTTGAATATGGGTGTATTTTTTCACAGGGCAAATAGATCGATAAATTGGATCATAGCTCTGGGAATAATCTTCAGTTACAATGTAATAATGTTTATGTCTGAAAACCTTGCCGGAAAGATAAATCCATATTTTGCTCCATGGATAGCCAACACTATTTTTGCATTTTTATCATTAATCAGGATTGGTAGGGTGCTTAAATGA
- a CDS encoding LptF/LptG family permease has translation MNKFQLYFLKILIRNFIVVEAFVYIIYMFFMFFTQSKYIARYGATFKDIFIYDVMRSPVFVSQTLPVSFIVAVVVTFIILIRTTEITAYVSIGGSLLSILKVLIFLSFSVSLVMFFLTEFVVPKSQVKSNDYKTKYIEKREEVRVTTLNNFWIKDKNSFIQVGTIDIINKKLFDIKFIDLDENGKIVKVRYISQADYIEGKKWSVLEYKEVDTTDVPKIVKEEKNLEQENDFFTKLVDVSLVSQPKELTFSEIKKIVKFYKSKGLSYSRHMCYYYNKIANILNVVLLVIVVLPFLIDLSRGFSYVRAAGNGIVIIFLYFIAQSTFFSMGKSGVMPPFWSNFLGYFIFIAVGFFEYYRKRKLFYV, from the coding sequence ATGAATAAATTTCAGCTCTATTTTTTAAAAATACTGATTAGAAATTTTATAGTAGTTGAGGCTTTTGTATACATCATATACATGTTTTTCATGTTTTTCACACAGTCAAAATATATTGCAAGGTATGGAGCCACTTTTAAGGATATTTTTATTTACGATGTTATGAGATCCCCTGTGTTTGTTTCACAAACTTTACCTGTCAGTTTTATAGTTGCAGTTGTGGTTACATTCATTATTCTTATTAGAACTACTGAAATCACAGCTTACGTGAGCATCGGTGGCAGTCTTTTGTCGATTTTAAAGGTACTTATCTTCCTTTCCTTTTCCGTTAGTCTGGTGATGTTTTTTCTTACTGAGTTTGTCGTACCAAAGAGTCAGGTAAAAAGTAACGATTACAAGACAAAGTATATTGAGAAAAGGGAAGAGGTTAGGGTGACCACTTTAAATAACTTCTGGATAAAGGATAAAAATAGCTTTATTCAGGTGGGTACGATAGATATAATTAATAAAAAGCTTTTTGATATAAAGTTTATAGATTTAGATGAGAATGGAAAGATTGTAAAAGTAAGGTATATAAGTCAGGCGGACTACATAGAAGGTAAAAAATGGTCTGTTTTAGAATATAAAGAGGTTGATACTACAGATGTACCAAAGATAGTAAAAGAAGAGAAGAATCTTGAGCAGGAAAACGATTTCTTCACCAAACTTGTGGATGTGTCGCTTGTCTCTCAACCTAAGGAGTTGACATTTTCTGAGATAAAAAAGATTGTAAAGTTTTATAAGTCAAAAGGTTTAAGCTACTCACGGCACATGTGTTACTATTACAATAAAATAGCTAATATCCTTAATGTTGTATTGCTTGTTATAGTGGTATTGCCATTTTTAATCGACCTTTCGAGAGGTTTTTCCTATGTCAGAGCAGCAGGAAATGGTATTGTTATCATATTTTTGTATTTCATTGCCCAGTCAACATTCTTTTCAATGGGGAAATCTGGTGTAATGCCACCTTTCTGGTCTAATTTTCTGGGGTATTTCATTTTTATAGCGGTAGGGTTTTTTGAGTATTACCGAAAAAGAAAACTTTTCTATGTATAA
- a CDS encoding universal stress protein, which yields MFNVKKILVPTDFSEASDKALKKAVDIAEAFNAEIILLHVKMMDVAIIEQYLSEELIKELNEATMKDINEKFNAQISKYSKPNIKITTTIKEGVSYNEILKAEIEYDVDLIVIASHSKTLFEDVFFGSTTEKVVRRSKKSVLVVRD from the coding sequence ATGTTTAATGTGAAAAAGATATTGGTGCCTACGGACTTTTCCGAAGCATCTGATAAGGCTTTAAAAAAAGCGGTGGATATTGCAGAGGCTTTTAATGCTGAGATTATACTTCTTCACGTAAAGATGATGGATGTAGCTATAATCGAGCAGTACCTGTCAGAGGAACTGATAAAAGAGCTTAATGAGGCTACAATGAAAGATATCAATGAAAAATTTAATGCCCAGATATCCAAATATTCAAAACCAAACATAAAAATCACCACAACCATTAAAGAGGGAGTTTCATACAACGAAATTTTAAAAGCTGAGATTGAATACGATGTTGATTTGATAGTAATAGCATCCCACTCCAAAACTCTATTTGAAGACGTATTCTTTGGAAGTACCACAGAAAAAGTGGTAAGAAGATCAAAAAAATCTGTACTTGTCGTGAGGGATTGA